Genomic window (Verrucomicrobiota bacterium):
CAACCCGTTCTTGTCGAAGATAGAGGCGAAGTACATTTTCCCGCTGCCACAGAACGCGGCGGTCAACGAGTTCATCATGACCGTCGGCGAGCGCCGGATTCGCGGCATTATCCGCGAGCGCGCCGAGGCCGAGCGCATCTACGAAGAGGCGCGCAACCAGGGCTACGTTGCCTCGCTGCTCACGCAAGAGCGGCCCAATATCTTCACGCAGTCGGTGGCCAACATTGAGCCGGGCAAGGAGATCGACATCAACATCCGCTACTTCCACACCCTCGCCTACGTCGATGGCTGGTATGAGTACGAGTTCCCGATGGTCGTCGGCCCGCGCTTCAATCCGCCGGGATACACCGACGGCGTCGGCGCCGTTGCTCACGGAGCAAGCGGTGTGTCCGGTCAGAGCACGGAAGTACAGTACCTCAAGCCCGGCGAGCGCAGCGGCCACGATATCGCGCTCAGCGTCGCGATCGACGCCGGCGTGCCGATCGAAGAGATCGCCTGCACGAGCCACGTCGTAACGACGCAGCACGACACGCCCGGCAAGGCGACGGTTGCCCTCAACGCGCTCGACACAATCCCGAACAAGGACTTCGTGCTGCGCTACAAGGTTGCCGGCGGGGCGGTGAAATCGAACCTGCTCGTGCACCGCGACGAGCGTGGCGGCACGTTCACGCTCATGCTCTATCCGCCCGACAGCCTCAACATGATCGCCCGCCAGCCGATGGAGATGGTCTTCGTCCTCGACTGCTCCGGCAGCATGAGCGGCACGCCCATCGCGCAGGCCAAGAAGGCAGTTGAACGCGCGCTCATGCACCTCGAACCCGACGACACGTTCCAGATTATCCGCTTCTCGAACAACGCGTCGCAGCTCGGCCCCGCGCCGATCCTCGCGTCGAAAAACAACGTGCGAAAAGGCCTCGACTACCTCCGCTCGCTCGAGGGCGAAGGCGGCACCATGATGATCGAGGGCATCAAGGCGGCCCTCGACTTCCCGCACGACGAGCGCCGCTTGCGCTTCGTCACGTTCCTCACCGACGGCTACATCGGCAACGACCGCCAGATCATCGGCGAGGTCAAGAAGCGCATCGGCGCCTCGCGCGTCTTCAGCTTCGGCGTCGGCTCGTCGCCCAACCGCTACCTGCTCGACCGAATGGCCAAGCTCGGACGCGGCGCGGTGGCCTACCTCGGCCACAACGATAACCCGGTCGAGGTGATGGACACGTTCTTCACGCGCGTGAGCCATCCGGCGATGACCGACGTCGCCATCGACTGGGGTGCGCTCGATGCCTACGACGTCTATCCGCGCAAGATTCCCGACCTCTTCGTTGGCCGGCCCGTAATCCTGACCGGCCGCTTCCGCGGCGCCGGCGAGGCCGCCGTGCGCGTGCGTGCCAAGATCGCCGGTGAGCTCCGCGAGCGCACGCTGGCGGTCAACCTCGACGACGCAACCGCCACGCATGCGGGTCTTCCCGTCGTGTGGGCGCGCGCCAAGATCGCTGACCTCTACGACCAGGCCACGTACGACAACAACCGCGAGCTCCCCGAGCAGATCAGGCAGGTGGCGCTCGACTACGGCCTCATGTCGGCCTACACCGCGTTCGTCGCCGTCGACTCGCTGACCCAGACGGCAGGCGAGTACGGCACGACGGTCACCGTGCCTGTCACCGTACCCGAAGGCGTCCGCTACGACACCACGGTCGAGGAGTAGGGGGCGTTAGTCGGAGGTCACTATGACCGTGCCGAGCTCGACGGCGCGCGCGTGCGACCGAAGCCTTGTGTGAGGACGAAGCCGACGGGTGCGGTCCCACCATGTCAGCGCGCCCAACCGCAATTCAAGCGTCCCAGCCGGGCAGTCGGCTGGCACAGTGAAGGTGTGCTCGTCGAGGACCCGACAGCGCGGGACGGTGCTTCGCGGCAGAAGCGGGAAGCGCACGTCGTGGTCGGCCTGGAATCGGATGGTGTTGCCGCCGGTGAAGTGCACGAAGACGGGCAGGTAGTCGTAAGGAATACTGCCCTCGAGTTCCCACACGAGCGTGAGCATCGCTGTCTCGCCTGGTGCAGGCGTTGACGGCGTGAGCGTGTAGCCCACGAGCGAAATGCCGTAGGGGAACCGGCAGCGCGCCTCGACGGCGGGCGTGAGTCGGTCGAACATCGCGCGCGCTTTGGCGTTGTCAACGGCCAGCACGCGCAGGTTGGCGTCGATGCCCGGATAGGTGTCGAACGAACGCTCGAAGGACTCGCGTGCTTGTTCCACCTTACCCAGCCTGCTGAGCTCGACACCGTGCCCGTGGTACCAGGCCGCCGTCGCCACGCGCGCCGTGTGCACAAGCGTGAAACCGCACCACCTGAGACCCGGAAACGAGGCGAATCCGTCGGGCGCGCGCGCGATCACATACGAGACGTAGTCGGCCGTCTCGAACGTGTGCAGCTCGATGTCGTCGAGCGTGACGTTCCGGAGAAGCCGCTCCGCGTCTGCCGCGTGGGCACGTTCGACGACGATGGCCACGCCGGCGCGCACAGGCACGGTGTGGGGCACGTGGGTCTCCGGGCCGCGTGGCGAGTAGTACGGCAGCACGTCCGGCCCGCCGTCGCGCAGCTCCAGCTTAGCACTGAGCCACGGATCGGCGAAGGCGAAATCCGCGCCGCATTCATCCAGCCGCCTGATGATCTCGGCAACGTCTTGATCGTCTGGGCGCTTCTGCTCTCCGGCAGCGGCGTAGATAAAAACCTCGGAGAAACGCCAGGTGTCCACGTTCTCGGCCGGTGCGCGGAGATCGTCGAGCACGAGGTAACGCGCCGTTGTTGGCTCGAAGCGGCACTCCATCGCGGTATCCGGGCCACGGCAAAACACGCGATCGCCGTAGATGCAGGCGGCGCCGACTCGTTGCTCAACGCGCTGGACAAGCCACCAATGCACGCCGTCGACGGACACGTGAATGGCATAGCCAGTTGGGAAGTCTCGCTCGTGCGGTGCGACGAAGCGCAGTCCCGTAACGCGCTTCTCCCCGCCCAGGTCGAGGAAGATGTGCTGAGCCTCGCTGTACTGCGCGCCGAGCAGTGTCTCTTCGTCGCGGTCGAGAAAGGGCGCTGGTTCGAGTGAAAGCACGCGGTCGACGAACCGGAAGTCGCCCGGCTGCACGTGCACGGCGAGAACGGGAACCTGCTGGAAGCCGCCATTCGGGAGAGCGAGGTTGTGAAAGACCATCTGCCCCGATTCACTGAACTCCACCCAGGAGATACCGAGGCATTCGAGCGTCGTGCGGAAGCCTTCCGCACTGTTCTTGTCGAACATGAAGCCCGCGTTGTCGTCGGCGATCGCGCCCAAAAGGTAAGGGTAGTAGCGCTCGCCCCACGGCTTGACGAACGCGACGCGATCTCGAGCGACCCACGTCAGTGCGTGCCAGTCCTCTGAATCGTCCATCACGTGACGGAGGCCGTGTTCCTCGACGGCTTGGACGAGGCGCGCGCGTGCGGCGCGGCGTTTCGCGATTCGATCCGCCCGCTGGCCGGTGCCGTCGTGAACGGATGCGGCAAGGTGTCCTACGCTGATCAGCGCCAGCGAACCGATTGCCGTCCACGTGAGCCACGCGCGCCTCAGTGCAAGCGGAAACACGAAGGCCGTCACAACCAGGGGGAAGAACGTCAGGAAGTAGCGAGGGTTGTACTTCGCCGCGAGCGGATTGGTCAGGTAAAAGGGCAAGAAAACGACTACGAAGAGCAAGGGGACCAATGCCGCGCGCACGACGGTACGATGGCGCCGGATCGCGGCCACGGCAAACCCAAGGAGCACCAGACCGAGTAGCCCAGCGCAGATGAGTACACCCAGCACAGCGAACGGGATCGGCAGGCCGTCGAAGCCGAACGTTTCCGGCACGTACCGGGTGAACGTCATGTCGAGGGTCTTCGGTATCTCCGACACGCTCGACGGGCGGAACCCGAACAGCGCGCCGAGGCCATGGCGGACCCACGTGATGATGACGGGACTTGCTGTGACGAGGAGCGCGACAACACCGAGGGCTAGCGCACCAACGTGCATTCTGCGGAAGCCCGAGCGGAGGAGGTGCCGAACGAGCAGGCCGAAGCCGACGATGAGGTAGGGGAGACAGAGCGGGTTGGTCCAGATCGCCAGCCCGGCCAGGGCACCCATCCCGATAAGGCACCACCGCTCGCCTCTCGGCGACAGATCGGCATCGTTCAGTCTGACGCCGAAGTAGAGGATGAGCGCGCCGTAGGCGAACGTCGGCACGTAGCCGATCCAGGGCTCGACCGACATGCCTACGAGCGTGGGCGGCCCCAGCGCCACAACCCCGGCGGCGATCGCGCCGGCCCAGCGGCTGATGAGCCGCCCGAAGAGCAAGTACAGCGCGAACATCCACACCCATGTGAACGGCAGCATCCCGATGCTCACCGCCATGTCGGACGGTCCGGCGATAAGGAACACACCCGCGATGACGTACGGACCGACACCGCCCATGTAGTGCTGGCCGTAGAAGTAGAGAGGGAAATCCTCGCCGCGCGCGATGTGCAGCGCCATCAGCGGCACGGTGTTGCGGTCGCTCTCGAACACAACGGCCCGCTGTGCGTACCAAGCCCGCACAAGAGTCCCGGCGATCAGCAGGATCACGAGGGCCAGTCGCGGCGCGATCTGTTTCGCCCGGCGCATGGTCACTTGAGCATTGGCCTCAGGGAGTCGAAAACGAAGCCGGCGTAAATGTGGTTTCCCTCAATGCTGAGATGAAGCTTGTCCTTGCACACGAAGCGCTCGACGGCCACCTTGCGCCGCTTCATCAACGTCGGCAGGTCAATGAGTGGTGCCCTGAGCGCCGCACCGATCCGGCGCACAGCTTGGCTGTATTCCACGATATTCGTGTTGTGCGTTCGACCGTTGCCGCCCCTGCCGCCGAGCTTGCCGATCGTGTGGTTGACGATGAACACGCACGTGCCCTTCCGGGCGCGCACGGCGCGGTGAATCTCGCGCAGGTTCGCCTCGAACTCCTCGAGTCCTACACGTGCCTTCCTCGACCACGGGGGCACGTAGCTGTCGTTGAACCCGAACTCGACGAGCACGACGGCCGGCAGCAGCGGCAGCACGCCGGTCTCGAACCGGTCGAGCCCTTCTGCCGTCGTATGGCCGCTGATGCCGCGATTGTAGACCTTGTACGTACCCGGTCGCCACTCGTCGAGATGGCGCTGCAGGACCGTCGGCCAGCGGTCGCCCTCGGCGAAGTTGTCCGCGTGCGTGATCGAGTCACCAAGACAGATGATGTTCACAAAGACGTCCCTCGTTAGCGATGAGCGGTTGCGTCCCTATGGCTGTAATACTCAGTTCAAAAGGAGGTGTCTGCGGCATGGCAAGCCGGCCGCTCCTTTGTGTCCAGCCTACCAAGCATGAATTCCGGGTGCAACGCCGATTCAGACGCGCGGGCGCGAGGCGAACGATGGGCGGCAACACCAGTACACCCGGATGTATGGAGTCCTTGCGAGCGCCACAGGCGCGGCTACCAGTAGATGTAGCTCGTGAAGCGGCGATGATCGGCCGGCGGAAGCGTGGCGACGTTGGGAATGATGTAGCGGTTGTCAAGCGCGTCGAGGAGCACCTTGCCGTGCAGGCCGTAGTCCTCGGCGCGGTCGATGCGCCACGGCAGCATGAACTGCTCGCGGCCGCGCTGTGTGCCGACGTCGAGGAACAGAATCCCGAACTCGCACCGCACGCTGTAGACACGTGTGATTACCTGCTCGTGGTAGTGGCGGGCAAGATTGGCGCGAACGAGCGCCCGCTGTTCGTCGGAGAACATGCTCAAATCCTCGATCACGCCGATCTCCTGGACCTTGTCTTTGTCGTCGGTGTGGCGCAACGAGACGAAGTGGTCCGGATGCGTCACGGGAAACAGCAGCACGCAGAACACGCCACGGTACAGCCCGTGGCCCTTCACCGCGCAGTGGAGCAGCGAGAAGCTGCCCTCGAAAACGTGCGTCGTCTCCGGCGTGAGCCGGCACACGTGGGTCACCAGCTCGTCGGGGGGCGTTGTCGCGGGCGCGTCAGTCATCTTATTCCGTCTCGATGCGGGTGAGTTGTGTCTGGATACGCACGAGCTTGTGGTAGACGCCCTTGCACTCCATCAGCTCCTCGTGCGTGCCGGATTCGACGATCCGGCCGTCGTCCATGACGTAGATGCAGTCGGCGCCCTTGAGCGTCGAAAGCCGGTGCGCGATAGCGATCGTCGTCCTTCCACGGCCCAGTACGCCAAGCGCCCGCTGGATCTCCATCTCCGATTCGGTGTCCACCGACGATGTCGCCTCGTCGAGAATCAGGATGCGCGGATCGCACAGCAGCGCGCGGGCGATGCTCACGCGCTGACGCTCGCCGCCCGAGAGCCCCGCCCCGCGCTCGCCCAGTCGCGTGTTGTATCCCGCGGGCATCTGCGAGATGAAGCCGTGGGCGTTCGCGGCCCGGGCGGCGTCCATCACGGCGAGCGGCCCGGCGCCTGGGCGCCCGTAGGCGATGTTCTCCTCGATGCTGGCGCGGAACAGGAACGGCTCCTGGAGCACGAGCCCGACCTGCCTATGCAGGTCGTGGATGGCGAAGGCGCGCACGTCCACACCGTCTATAAGAACCTCGCCCTGCTGCACGTCGTAGAAGCGACAGATGAGGTTGACGAGCGTTGTCTTGCCCGACCCGCTCTTGCCGACGATGCCGATGAATTCGCCCGGCTCGATCTTGAGGCTGACGTTCTTCAGCACGGGCGTGTACGGATCATAGCCGAAAGTGACGTTGCGGAACTCGATCGCGCCCGCCGTCGTGTCGAGCCGAACGGGGTCCGGATCCTCATTGACGCCCGACGTGATATCGAGCACCTCGAACACGCGCTGCCCGGCCGTGAGGAAACCGGTTGCCCAGTTCGAGAACATGCTCAGCGACGAGATCGGCGAGTAGAACATGGCCGAGTAGCCGATGAATGCCACCAGCGTGCCGAGGGTCAGCGACTCCTTGAGCACGAGGTGTCCGCCAACATACCAGATGATCAACCCGCCCAACCCGAAGACGAACGCCATGACCGGGTTGAACGTCGCCACGCTCATCTCGACGTCGCGCCGCGAGTCGCGCATGTAGCCCGCCGCGGTCTGGAACCGCGCCCTCTCGCGGTCCTCCTGCGCGAAGCTCTTGACGAGGCGGATGCCCGAGAGCAGGCCCGTGAGAAGCTGCGCCATCTTCGACTGGCTGTCCCATAGCTTGTAGTAGCGCGGGTAGATATGGCGCCAGAAAAACGTTGTGCCCGCGATGACAAACGGGATCGGCAACAGCACGAGTAGCGCGAGCCGCCAATTCATGAGAAACAGCACAGTCCCGATGCCGAGCACAAGCATGAGGTTGAGCAGAAACCCCTGCGCCACTTGGACCACGAAGCCCTGGAATTGATCCACGTCGTAGAGCACACGGCTCATGAGGCTGCCCGGCGAATGGCGGTCGTAGTAGTCCACACTCGCCTCGAGCAGCTTGCTTTGCAGGCGCTGGCGCAGCTCCTTGGTGATGCGCGTGCCGATCAGGCTGCTCGTTCGCCCGATGAAGATGTTAAGCGCGTGCCGGCCCAACGAGGTGACGACCAGGCCGAGAAGAATCCACGGCAGCCAGCCCACATTCGTGCCCGGCACGGCCTGTGCCTCGTGGCGCACAAGCACCTTGTCCACCATCATCCGCGTGAGCAACGGCGGAATCAGATCGAGACCCACACCGACGATCATCATGCTTACGAGCAGCACGGTGAACGTGCGGTACGGTTTCATCAAGGCGAGCGTGCGACGGAAAATGCCGCGCCGCGCCTGGCAGCGCGGGCAGGCCGCCTTGCGGCCCGGCAAGGGCAGCCCGCACGTCGCACACAGCCGCTCGCTGGGCGCGTCCAGCGCCTCCCGCTGCAGCGGCTCGCCCCGAACGAGCCGCTCGAGCTGGATCCGCACGCGGCCGAACGTCTCGCGCAGCGCGTTGCTGTAGCGCACCGCGCTCATGTACAGCCCGTCGAGCTGGAATTGGAGGAACGCGCTGCCGACGGTCTGGAAGCTCCGCACCTTCTCAACAGCACGCAGGACGAACGGCCCGCTTGCTATGCCTTCGCCCGGCACGAAGGCAATCGCGCGTTGCTCGGAGACGACGAGCCACGTCTCCTTCGCGCGTCCGTCGAGCGTCAGATCGGCGCGCACGGCGAAAAGGCACGGCTCACCGTCGAGCCCGGCGGCCGTCGCCTCCTCCAGGACGGTCCCAGGTATGGTTCCAAACACCAGGAAGTCGGATGTGTGATGCATCGAACAGAGCCTGCTGCTAGACCGAGCGCACCGCCGCGGCTCGCGGCGGAAGTCACTCGTCAACCCAAGCGGCGATTGAAGTGCTGCGGCACGTGGAAGTCAAGCGGCAACAAGGTCATAGAAAGACTAGTGCGCCGACACGGGTTGCAGAGGTTGCGGGTCTGTGTCAAGCGTGAGCGAACTGCGTCACCGCAGCGCCCTTAGGCGGCGCAACCATCCGGTGTGGCCATGCCGCCTGCAGGGCGTCGAACAGCACCGCCTTGCCGCATCAGGCAAACGTTGTGAACTTGGCCCGCGTTGCACCGCAGATGGGGCACTTTTCTGGAATCTCGCCCTCGGTCGTGTAACCGCAGAGGTCGCAGATCTGCACGGGGCCGAGCTCGATGTCCTGCCCACCGTCAACGGCCTGCTTCGCCTCCTGGTACATGGCTGCGTGGATCCTCTCCGCCGACAACGCCCAAAAGAAGCTGCGCTCAGCGCCCTTCTCGAGCTGAAACCGCGCCGCCTCGAGGTAGACGGGGTACATCCCGTTGACTTCGTGCAGCTCGCCGTCGATGGCGCCCTGGAGATTCTCCGACGTCGTGCCGATGCCGAAGCCTCCGCCCGCCGTCACGCTGTAGCCCCCGGGCTGGTTCTTCAGCTCGGCGAAGTGGTTGTTCGCGTGCACCTGCTCGGCGTACGAGACGGCCCGGAACAGGCGGGCCACGTTCGGGAAGCCGTCCTTGTCGGCCACTTCGCCCCACTTGATGTAGCGCATGTGGGCCATCGACTCGCCGCCGTAGGCGCTGCGCAGGTGGGATGCCGTCATCTCGTGCATGCCTCGACCCTCCTCACTCGACGTGCCTGAGACGCGGCCGACGCAACCGGCCGACGCCTACGCTGAGTATACTGCAAGCCGCGTCCGACTCAACGGCTTTCGCGCCACCCCGCCGCCTGGGCCCGCGACGCTGCGCAGCCCAACCCGCACGAACGCCTTGACGCCGATCGAGAACGGGTGATACTCGACATGTCACAGCGGTTGAAGGTCCGGAGGGCGAATGAACCGAAGCACG
Coding sequences:
- a CDS encoding VWA domain-containing protein; amino-acid sequence: MTCTEEALPGSVPDPEDEVWVIVKPEDNSVPLDEDVPDSGALMATVPGEEKEVPVPLKHTEVRAWISGYIATTEVTQQFHNPFLSKIEAKYIFPLPQNAAVNEFIMTVGERRIRGIIRERAEAERIYEEARNQGYVASLLTQERPNIFTQSVANIEPGKEIDINIRYFHTLAYVDGWYEYEFPMVVGPRFNPPGYTDGVGAVAHGASGVSGQSTEVQYLKPGERSGHDIALSVAIDAGVPIEEIACTSHVVTTQHDTPGKATVALNALDTIPNKDFVLRYKVAGGAVKSNLLVHRDERGGTFTLMLYPPDSLNMIARQPMEMVFVLDCSGSMSGTPIAQAKKAVERALMHLEPDDTFQIIRFSNNASQLGPAPILASKNNVRKGLDYLRSLEGEGGTMMIEGIKAALDFPHDERRLRFVTFLTDGYIGNDRQIIGEVKKRIGASRVFSFGVGSSPNRYLLDRMAKLGRGAVAYLGHNDNPVEVMDTFFTRVSHPAMTDVAIDWGALDAYDVYPRKIPDLFVGRPVILTGRFRGAGEAAVRVRAKIAGELRERTLAVNLDDATATHAGLPVVWARAKIADLYDQATYDNNRELPEQIRQVALDYGLMSAYTAFVAVDSLTQTAGEYGTTVTVPVTVPEGVRYDTTVEE
- a CDS encoding SGNH/GDSL hydrolase family protein, which translates into the protein MNIICLGDSITHADNFAEGDRWPTVLQRHLDEWRPGTYKVYNRGISGHTTAEGLDRFETGVLPLLPAVVLVEFGFNDSYVPPWSRKARVGLEEFEANLREIHRAVRARKGTCVFIVNHTIGKLGGRGGNGRTHNTNIVEYSQAVRRIGAALRAPLIDLPTLMKRRKVAVERFVCKDKLHLSIEGNHIYAGFVFDSLRPMLK
- a CDS encoding DUF1854 domain-containing protein → MTDAPATTPPDELVTHVCRLTPETTHVFEGSFSLLHCAVKGHGLYRGVFCVLLFPVTHPDHFVSLRHTDDKDKVQEIGVIEDLSMFSDEQRALVRANLARHYHEQVITRVYSVRCEFGILFLDVGTQRGREQFMLPWRIDRAEDYGLHGKVLLDALDNRYIIPNVATLPPADHRRFTSYIYW
- a CDS encoding ABC transporter ATP-binding protein, translating into MHHTSDFLVFGTIPGTVLEEATAAGLDGEPCLFAVRADLTLDGRAKETWLVVSEQRAIAFVPGEGIASGPFVLRAVEKVRSFQTVGSAFLQFQLDGLYMSAVRYSNALRETFGRVRIQLERLVRGEPLQREALDAPSERLCATCGLPLPGRKAACPRCQARRGIFRRTLALMKPYRTFTVLLVSMMIVGVGLDLIPPLLTRMMVDKVLVRHEAQAVPGTNVGWLPWILLGLVVTSLGRHALNIFIGRTSSLIGTRITKELRQRLQSKLLEASVDYYDRHSPGSLMSRVLYDVDQFQGFVVQVAQGFLLNLMLVLGIGTVLFLMNWRLALLVLLPIPFVIAGTTFFWRHIYPRYYKLWDSQSKMAQLLTGLLSGIRLVKSFAQEDRERARFQTAAGYMRDSRRDVEMSVATFNPVMAFVFGLGGLIIWYVGGHLVLKESLTLGTLVAFIGYSAMFYSPISSLSMFSNWATGFLTAGQRVFEVLDITSGVNEDPDPVRLDTTAGAIEFRNVTFGYDPYTPVLKNVSLKIEPGEFIGIVGKSGSGKTTLVNLICRFYDVQQGEVLIDGVDVRAFAIHDLHRQVGLVLQEPFLFRASIEENIAYGRPGAGPLAVMDAARAANAHGFISQMPAGYNTRLGERGAGLSGGERQRVSIARALLCDPRILILDEATSSVDTESEMEIQRALGVLGRGRTTIAIAHRLSTLKGADCIYVMDDGRIVESGTHEELMECKGVYHKLVRIQTQLTRIETE
- a CDS encoding rubrerythrin family protein — translated: MHEMTASHLRSAYGGESMAHMRYIKWGEVADKDGFPNVARLFRAVSYAEQVHANNHFAELKNQPGGYSVTAGGGFGIGTTSENLQGAIDGELHEVNGMYPVYLEAARFQLEKGAERSFFWALSAERIHAAMYQEAKQAVDGGQDIELGPVQICDLCGYTTEGEIPEKCPICGATRAKFTTFA